The genomic interval GCTGCGCGGTGCGAGGATGCGGGTCTGGGCGACGCAACCCTGACCGGAGTTCATCAGCCCGGAGAAGGCGAGTTGCGGGATGGCGGAAGCCAGGTCCGCGTCCTCCAGGATGATCGCTGCGGACTTGCCGCCGAGTTCCAGTGAGACCGTCTTGAGTTGTCCGGTAGCGATAGCTCCGATTTTGCGACCGACCGCGGTGCTGCCGGTGAAGCTCACCTTGTCGACGCCGGGATGCGAGACCAGGTACTCGGCCACCTCGGCCTCGGCGGGCAGCACCGAGAGCACGCCCTCGGGCAGCCCGGCGTCGGTGAAGATGTCGGCGATCATGTTGGCGGTCAACGGAGTCAGCGGCGCGGGCTTGAGCACCACGGTGCAGCCCGCGAGCAGCGCCGGGGCGAGCTTGTTGACGGCGAGGAACAGCGGCACGTTCCAGGCGGTGACCGCCGCGACGACGCCGCGCGGTTCCCGCGAGACCCGGGTGGTGCCGAACATGCCGGTGCGGGTCTCGCTCCACGGGAACGACTTCGCCAATCCGGCGTAGGTGTCCAGGGCCGCGGTTGCCGGAATCTGGTTGAGCATCATGGCGAACATTTGCGGTGCGCCCATTTCCGCGGTCAGGGCGGCGACCAGGTCGGCGGAGCGTTCCTCGATCAGGCGGGCGGCGCGGGTGAGAACCTGTGCGCGCTCCTCGGGCGGGGTCTGGGGCCACGGCCCGGAATCGAAGGCCTGCCGGGCAGCGGCGACCGCGGCGTCGACGTCGGCGCGTTCGACCACCGGGACGCTGCCCACCGGCTCGACCGTGGCCGGCGAGAGGACCTGGAGGCGCTCGGAACTGGTTGGCGCGGTCCAACGGCCGCCGATGAACAAGCTGTCGTAATGCATGGGAACACGTTACAGTTTTGCGGCCCGCTTGTCTGTAACATGTTTCAGTTTTCCGGCACGCCGTAGTCCTGAGCTGCGTGAATTCCAACCTGTCGGTTCGCTTCTCGGAGAACGCACTATTGCGTTCTGTTGCTGGAGGGAGGATGCTGATAGCTACTGATCAGCTCGCTCGATTCTCGGAACCGAATGCAGGGGAGACGAGTTATGGCGGTGCAAGTAGTCGGACGCTCGGTAATGACCAGCGACCAGACTCGACATCAAGCTAGAAGCGTGGGCAGCGGCGGGTGGGTGGTGTCCTTCCTACCGGGTCGCACGCTGACAATCGAGCAGGCCACGGCCGCAATGCAAGCGGCGGAGGTGATCGCGTACGTCAGGTCGCTGGCTGATCAGGTCGGCCTCACGACATTGGAGGCGGTCGGCCTCGCGATGCAGGAATCCCCTTGGAACGAAACGGTTCCCGATAGCACCTGTGCCAGGCGCAGCTGGCGTCGCGGCTGGCTGGAGAAGTAGAGCTATTTCGTCGCCACCACGACAAGATTGCTCACCAATAACTCCCTGATCAGCGGGATTCGCACCAACCACCAAGCCCAGCTCGGGTGGTAACGCGGAAACAATGCCCGCACGTCAGCGGATGTGGCCGACGCCCAACGCAATCCATCGGCCGCACCCACGGCGAACAGGGATGTCCCGAAACGATTCTTCGGCTCCCGGCCATGCATCCTCCGGTACCGCCTGGCCGCGTACTCCCCACCGAGGTAATGCCAGGGACCGGTCTCATGACCACCGAACGGGCCGTGCCACACCGTGTACGACAACACGATCAGGCCGCCGGGCTTCGTCACCCGCACCATCTCGTCGGCCATCAACCACGGATCCGGCACGTGCTCAGCCACATTCGACGAAAAGCAGATGTCTACGGCGTCGTTCCGGAACGGCAAGGCCATTCCGGAACCACGCACCGCACCCGCCACCGACAGTCCGGCGGCATGCATCTCCGACGGATCCGGTTCCACGGGGATATATCTGGCGCCGGTGCGCGCGAACTCGTCGGCGAAGTATCCGGGTCCGCCTCCGACGTCGAGAACCGTCGCGCCCGCGAGGTCCCGGCCCGTGATGTCCTGATAGAAATCCGCGATCATCGCGGCGCTGTCCGCGGCGATACCGCCGTAGAACACGGCCGGATCGGACTGCTCGAACCGGAAACTGCTGAGCAACCGCCACGATCGGCGCAGCGTCGCGCGCCGCGCGAACCGCGACGACGGACGCCACCCTGGCAGCGGTCCCGTCACTTCGGCAGGCGTGATGTCAGCTCTCGGCACGACGGCGAGTCTCGCATAACCGGCGTACCCCGCCCTCGCCCAGTACCCGGGCCCGGCGCGGCGACGAGGCGGGCCCGGCCGGTGCGCACCGCCGGGCCCGCGGATCGTCAGCCGATGCCGCTGGAGGCGCCGCTGCCGGTCGAGGTCGACGAGGCGATGAGGGCGAGGATCATGCCGAGCAGGCCGTCCAGATCGCCGCCCGCGCCGCTGCCGGTTCCGGTGTTGTTGCCGGTTCTCGTTCGTATCGCTTTCATGTGTCCTCCTCATCGATGCCGAGTGCGGTACCCGACCACGCCCGCCGGATTCGGCGGGTGGCGGGAGGTTATCGAAGACAAGGTGTGAAATGTCAGCGTTTCAATGAATTGGCGATGGCGTAATAGCGCCACTGTTTTCGGCGACTGGGCAGGTGGGAGGGTTGCGGCGAGGATGCGGCGCGTTATGGTGTAGCGCGATATCGTGTTCCGGGCCGTCAGTGCGGTCCGCACCCTGACGACCGAGAGAAGCTCCACCGTGCGCGAAGTCCTCCTGCTCTGCTGGCGTGACACAGGGCACCCGCAGGGCGGCGGCAGTGAGCGGTACCTCGAGCAGGTCGGCGCGCAGCTCGCGGCGCGCGGCGTGCGGGTCACGCTGCGGACCGCCCGCTACCCGGGTGCGGCCAAACGGGAACGGATCGACGGCATCGAGATCAGCCGGGCGGGCGGGCGATACACCGTCTATCCGCGCGCGCTCGCCGCGATCGCGCTCGGCAGACTCGGATTCGGCCCCCTGCGCGGTGTGCGGCCGGACGCCGTCATCGACACCCAGAACGGCATCCCCTTCTTCGCCGCCGTCGCCGCCGACGCGCCCTCCGTCGTACTCGTGCACCACGGGCACCGCGAGCAGTGGC from Nocardia goodfellowii carries:
- a CDS encoding aldehyde dehydrogenase, with protein sequence MHYDSLFIGGRWTAPTSSERLQVLSPATVEPVGSVPVVERADVDAAVAAARQAFDSGPWPQTPPEERAQVLTRAARLIEERSADLVAALTAEMGAPQMFAMMLNQIPATAALDTYAGLAKSFPWSETRTGMFGTTRVSREPRGVVAAVTAWNVPLFLAVNKLAPALLAGCTVVLKPAPLTPLTANMIADIFTDAGLPEGVLSVLPAEAEVAEYLVSHPGVDKVSFTGSTAVGRKIGAIATGQLKTVSLELGGKSAAIILEDADLASAIPQLAFSGLMNSGQGCVAQTRILAPRSRYDEILNALVEHVRTMKVGDPTDPSVQLGPLISEAQRERVEGYIAKGKEEGARLVLGGGRPEGVDRGWFVEPTIFADVDNKSTIAQEEIFGPVLAVIRYDTEEEAIAIANESQYGLAGSVWTSDIEHGAEIAAKVRTGTYAINWYAFDPSSPFGGYKNSGLGRENGPEGIDAFCEQKSLLMPLGWTG
- a CDS encoding class I SAM-dependent methyltransferase, encoding MPGWRPSSRFARRATLRRSWRLLSSFRFEQSDPAVFYGGIAADSAAMIADFYQDITGRDLAGATVLDVGGGPGYFADEFARTGARYIPVEPDPSEMHAAGLSVAGAVRGSGMALPFRNDAVDICFSSNVAEHVPDPWLMADEMVRVTKPGGLIVLSYTVWHGPFGGHETGPWHYLGGEYAARRYRRMHGREPKNRFGTSLFAVGAADGLRWASATSADVRALFPRYHPSWAWWLVRIPLIRELLVSNLVVVATK